Proteins encoded within one genomic window of Bombina bombina isolate aBomBom1 chromosome 1, aBomBom1.pri, whole genome shotgun sequence:
- the LOC128665417 gene encoding olfactory receptor-like protein OLF1, which produces MGYTNQTFATSFILLGLSDSPYLQVIYFIIFMVMYIITLCGNILLILAVQTSIQLQTPMYFFLSNLSFIDICFSSTIVPKLLVNTISKDRSITLLECASQMFFSLALGATECIILAVMAYDRYAAICRPLLYKIIMNKRFIMILTAASWAVGFINSTIHVLFTFQLPYCRSHHVNHLFCEVPPFLKLSCRDPWLNELGMYISAWIIAVFAFFLTIISYIYIISNVLKIQSSHGRHKTFSTCASHLTVVSLYYGTLMFIYLRPHSRYSPELDKTVPIIYTAVTPMLNPIIYSMRNKDVKEVIKTKLVKKTCFLPSL; this is translated from the coding sequence ATGGGATATACAAATCAAACTTTTGCAACCAGTTTCATCCTCCTTGGACTTTCTGATTCCCCATACCTTcaggttatatattttattattttcatggtGATGTATATAATTACGCTGTGTGGGAACATATTGTTAATTCTAGCTGTACAAACCAGTATTCAGCTTCAAACACCTATGTATTTTTTTCTCAGCAACCTCTCATTCATTGATATCTGTTTTTCATCCACCATAGTTCCTAAACTTCTGGTGAACACTATATCTAAGGACAGGAGCATTACTCTGTTGGAATGTGCATCACAGATGTTCTTCTCTTTAGCATTAGGAGCCACTGAATGTATTATATTGGCTGTTATGGCTTATGATAGGTATGCAGCTATCTGTAGGCCTTTGTTATACAAAATTATTATGAACAAAAGGTTCATAATGATTCTAACTGCTGCATCCTGGGCTGTGGGCTTCATTAATTCAACCATCcatgttttatttacttttcaactgCCTTACTGCAGATCCCACCATGTCAACCACCTTTTCTGTGAGGTGCCTCCTTTCTTAAAATTGTCTTGCAGAGACCCCTGGCTCAATGAGCTTGGAATGTACATCTCAGCTTGGATCATAGCTGTGTTTGCCTTTTTTCTCACTATTATTTCCTATATTTACATCATCTCCAACGTACTGAAGATACAGTCCTCCCATGGAAGACATAAAACATTCTCCACATGTGCCTCTCACCTCACAGTGGTCTCTCTTTATTATGGAAcccttatgtttatatatttacgtCCACATTCCAGGTACTCTCCAGAGCTTGACAAGACTGTGCCAATTATTTACACAGCGGTGACTCCAATGCTGAATCCTATTATCTACAGCATGAGAAATAAGGATGTCAAAGAAGTTATAAAAACAAAATTGGTCAAGAAAACATGTTTTTTACCTTCTCTATGA